The proteins below are encoded in one region of Lepisosteus oculatus isolate fLepOcu1 chromosome 10, fLepOcu1.hap2, whole genome shotgun sequence:
- the fzd1 gene encoding frizzled-1, producing MAGSNCFLMDLSRVSRLLLPMFSFLVAGLWGVNGQYGERGMSIPEHGFCQTITIPLCTDIAYNETIMPNLLGHTNQEDAGLEVHQFYPLVKVQCSPDLKFFLCSMYAPVCTVLEQALPPCRSLCERARQGCEALMNKFGFQWPDSLACESFPVHGAGELCVGQNMSDKSTPMNPTPAVTEEPPNEHRHPPKHFTCPKALQVPPYLNYHFLGEDDCGAPCEPLKSNGMMYFSQEELKFARIWIGIWSVLCCASTLFTVLTYLVDMKRFSYPERPIIFLSGCYTMVAIAYIAGFLLEDKVVCNDKFDDSYRTVVQGTKKEGCTILFMMLYFFSMASSIWWVILALTWFLAAGMKWGHEAIEANSQYFHLAAWAVPAIKTITILAVGQVDGDVLSGVCFVGINNVDALRGFVLAPLFVYLFIGTSFLLAGFVSLFRIRTIMKHDGTKTEKLEKLMVRIGIFSVLYTVPATIVIACYFYEQAFREQWEQSWVSQTCKTYAIPCPSYHHPQMTPDFTVFMIKYLMTLIVGITSGFWIWSGKTLNSWRKFYTRLANSKQGETTV from the coding sequence ATGGCCGGGAGTAATTGCTTCCTAATGGATTTGAGCAGAGTAAGTCGGCTGCTGTTGccgatgttttcttttctggtgGCGGGACTTTGGGGGGTCAATGGACAGTACGGCGAGAGAGGCATGTCGATCCCAGAGCACGGGTTTTGCCAGACGATCACTATCCCACTTTGTACGGATATCGCCTACAACGAGACCATCATGCCTAATTTACTGGGGCACACGAACCAAGAAGACGCTGGGCTGGAGGTGCACCAGTTCTACCCGCTTGTAAAAGTTCAGTGTTCTCCCGACCTGAAGTTCTTCCTGTGCTCCATGTACGCCCCGGTGTGCACGGTGCTGGAGCAGGCTCTCCCTCCGTGTCGCTCGCTGTGCGAGAGAGCCAGGCAGGGCTGTGAAGCCCTGATGAACAAATTCGGCTTCCAGTGGCCGGACAGCCTGGCGTGCGAATCCTTCCCCGTCCACGGCGCTGGCGAGTTGTGCGTGGGACAGAACATGTCCGACAAGAGCACTCCTATGAACCCCACGCCCGCCGTGACGGAAGAGCCCCCCAACGAGCACCGCCACCCGCCGAAACATTTTACCTGCCCGAAAGCCCTGCAGGTCCCCCCTTATCTGAACTACCACTTCCTGGGGGAAGACGACTGTGGCGCTCCTTGTGAGCCGTTAAAATCTAATGGGATGATGTACTTCAGTCAGGAGGAGCTGAAATTTGCCAGGATCTGGATTGGCATCTGGTCTGTTTTGTGCTGCGCCTCCACGTTGTTTACGGTTCTGACCTATTTAGTGGACATGAAGAGGTTCAGTTACCCGGAGCGCCCCATCATTTTCCTGTCTGGCTGTTACACGATGGTGGCCATTGCCTACATCGCCGGGTTTTTGCTGGAGGACAAGGTGGTTTGTAATGACAAGTTCGACGATAGCTACAGAACTGTAGTCCAGGGCACCAAAAAGGAGGGGTGCACTATCTTGTTCATGATGCTGTACTTCTTCAGCATGGCCAGCTCCATCTGGTGGGTTATCCTGGCCTTGACGTGGTTCTTGGCCGCAGGGATGAAGTGGGGGCATGAGGCCATCGAAGCCAATTCCCAGTATTTTCACCTGGCGGCCTGGGCGGTGCCAGCTATCAAAACCATCACGATCTTGGCGGTGGGGCAGGTGGACGGGGACGTCCTGAGTGGGGTTTGCTTTGTGGGGATCAACAATGTGGATGCCCTGCGCGGATTTGTCCTGGCACCCCTCTTTGTCTACCTTTTCATCGGCACCTCCTTCCTTCTCGCGGGGTTCGTGTCCCTCTTTCGAATCCGGACGATAATGAAGCACGACGGCACCAAGACGGAGAAGCTGGAGAAGCTGATGGTCAGAATAGGCATCTTTAGTGTCCTCTACACTGTCCCTGCCACCATTGTCATTGCCTGCTATTTCTACGAGCAAGCTTTCAGAGAACAGTGGGAGCAAAGCTGGGTCAGTCAGACATGCAAGACCTATGCTATACCCTGCCCTTCATACCATCATCCACAGATGACCCCTGACTTCACAGTTTTCATGATTAAGTATCTCATGACTTTGATTGTGGGCATTACTTCAGGATTCTGGATTTGGTCTGGTAAAACCCTTAATTCCTGGAGGAAATTTTACACGAGGCTGGCAAACAGCAAGCAAGGGGAAACTACAGTGTGA